The Zalophus californianus isolate mZalCal1 chromosome 6, mZalCal1.pri.v2, whole genome shotgun sequence DNA window AAACTTGCAACTAGTAGATGAttcctggagatctaatgcacagcatagtaattatagtcaataatactgtactgtaatCTTGAAGATCTCTATGAGACTAGGTCTTACTTATCACtgcaaaaagaaatgataattatgtgatggaAGTGTTATATGATCACAGGGGTGGTGATCACACTGCAATATATAAATGCAAGAGATCAACACGCTGTATATCTTAAATTTATGCCTACTGCATGCAAtgacatctgaaaaaaataatatctttaaaagaatgtCTTTAGGAAAGAGATAACAAAACAAACTTTAGCCTAGCTTTCTGTAGTCTGGGGTCAGATTAGGTCAGCTTTGTACTTTATGACCTTCTGAGAAGAAACATCTCAGGTGACAGCCTGAGCCTCTGGAAGGCTGTGCCCTGTGCATAAGAGAAAACCATTAACAGAGCTACCCGCACACATCAGTCCCTGAAAGAGCATTGTGACTTGCCTATACTCTGCCTCTGGGGGAAGGGGGGTCTGTGGGGCCCTTCCTCCCTGGAGGAAAGTAATATGACCCAGAAGCTTCACAATTTCTCATACAGCATCTCTGGACTGCCACCATAAGCCATTAGCTATGCCAGGAGACATGATGGAATgatcaaaaatcagaaaaagaaaaacatagaaaacagACATTCTTATATGATGAAGACTGTCACCAAACAGTGCTTTTGAAGGGCAGATGAGCCCTAAGAAGAAAGGAGGGGACCTTGACAGAGAGACCCTCCTTCATGGGGATGGCACAAGAGGAGGATGGCACAAAAGGAGGTTTGCCACTAACCATCAACATTCCAAGGATAGGGCAGTGAGTGGGTATCTGATTTCCCACTTACCTTTGCCAGTGGTATTCACCACTAAAATAATGGAATTATCTAGCACAAAAATGGACCAGAGGATCTTAAATGTAGATGGAATGTAGGAAATTGGAAGGAAGCTTTCAAAGATAGGACATCAAAATATATTTGGTGATGACAGGATAAGGTTCAAACAATGTATACAAAACAGCACAAACTGTATGTATTCTGGAAAACACTGGGAACAAATATCACCATGGGCTAAACATGGTTTTCTGTGGATGCTGGGAGAGGTGCAAGTCCAAAGTTTCTGGGActttttgtatttcaaatacTCTCTAATGTACCCGTATTGCATGAGGGGGAAAAACAGTATAATTATAGATGttaatttaagataaaattttgttattcacttatacattttattattaattatacaCTTCAATCTAGAATAATAGTgcattgaaaattatttaaatacatgtaGACTTCCTTTCCACCCCAGAGTATTGCTCTGAAGAATGGCATTTGTTATTAACCATGATTCACCTACAGTCACTGCTCAGTTCCCTGAAATGCAGACTAAGAGCAAAGGGAGGGATGAACATTCCAAGGGCTCCCTCTGGATGCCGGAGTCATCATGGGCACTTCTGCCTACCTTTCTGATTGATTTCATGGGATGCAACATTGAGGATCTACAATGCAATGTCCCCTATATTCAGGAGCTTGCTCTCCAGGGTAGCATAGCTTGCACTAGGTGAGATCTCACCCCAGTTACCCTCCCCTACTGCCCACAGCCACCCTAGTTTGGGACAGGCAGCATGGGTGGGGAGTAGCCATCCATCTCCATGAACCCACTTTGGGACTGGAGAAGGAGAGATTACCTAGAGAATGAGAAAAACCTCAGTGTTCACGAGCACTCTTTTGTAGAAACATCATGAATTTGCCCTTACAGGACCCTGTGTCTACTTCCCTTAATTCTGTGCCCAGGGACTGCAGCTGAAGACCCAGATACTTTAGACAGTGTCTCGGACTCAGTTTGGGCCTTACAGGCTGACAAAAATAAGGAGACATGACTACCATGcacttttcaagttttatttcagAGTGCTGCTCAGTGACATATCACAGACCTGGTTTGAGAGCCCTGTGATGCACGGGACCCCTGTGTCTCCTGCAGATCCCTGGAAACATAGATGTCAGCTTTGCTACCTCTTTACTGTAGTTTCATTCATGCTCCTGTGGATTGCATGTTGCTGTTCAGGGGTCTGGAGGCTGATTTATGGATTGGCTTCACCAACGTTCTCTTCCCTTACTATAACTGTCTTGATAGATTTTACATTGGTGGCAATGCCAAAGAGGAGCGCAGCTATTAAGGCATAAATGCGAGCAAAGACCACTCTCAAATATATCACCGATTCATGACTTTGCCTGACTGACCGCATTCTTCTTGGAGGGGGTCCACTGTCTATACTCCCTCCTTTACCTTGCAATTTGCAGAATGGGGGATCCCAGCCTATGTGGCAATGACAGTTCCTGTTATTGTTGCAAATACCCCTGCGGTTGCATTTCTCAGGGAAACAGTTGTAATTTATTTCACCTATAGTAGCATTGCAGGTAGAATTCTCACAGAACTTTCCAGGAGCACAGGGGGTACCAGGTCTCACATGACCAACATCAGTTGTTCCTGTGGAGCGATGTGTGTCCAATCCCCAACACCAGACACCTGAGATCTTAGACTGATGGAATCCCACATGTTCTTGCAACCGAGGGAGATGAGTGACATTGGCACACTGCAGCCTTCCACACTTGACATCTTGGTCACCACAACGAATAAATAGTCTGGCTACAAACTCTCTTTTACAGTGTCCAAATCGGTGGCCTTTTTTATTAATTTCGTAGCAGACATCTGGCCCCCCCACAGTGTTTGCACCAAAGATTTCTTGGCAGTGCACAGTGCGGTCAGTGCAGTTTCCGTGATAGCAGTAGCCCTCTTCAGTGCACGGGGTTCCATCTTGCATATAGAAATTATTAGGGCACTGAGGGGATCTGCCCGTGCAATACTCTGGAAGGTCACAGATATTTCGGATTGGTCTACAGAGAGTCCCAACTGCAGAGAAGGTGCAGTTTGTACAACATAGCCCTTTGTCACAAAGAAATGTACTTTCAAGTTTGCAGTTGTTACTACAGCAGGGGTTGCTGGCACACTGCTTGATGGAGCCACAGTCACACTGCTCCCTGTCCTCTACTATAGAGTTTCCACAACGTACATGTGTCAGACTTGTATTAAAGAATACCACCCTTTCATTGAATAGGCAATGCTTGTTAATATTCAGAATGTTTTGTAAGTGTCCAAAAGAACAGTTACTAAAGGAATCTGTCAACACAGGGTATCTGTACATGATGCAGCTGGACCTCCGCTGGCAACTGCACTCATGATTATCAAAATACAGACCAATGGATCTCCCACAGTATTGGGAAATTATCACAGCTAACAATAAATAATGTCTGCCGAGGTGACCAACCATATGTAGGCATCGAGGAGAGCATAAAGCAAAGGTTGCAGGATCATTTTGATAGTCTTGTGGTCCTTCTTTAACCACAACGAAGGATGAACTAGGGTTTATGATGTTGAACAAGTAGGTAGCGTGAAATCTGTGGTATTCACCAGCTGGCAATCTGTAATCATTCATGTTGACTGGATCTCTTATATCAAATATAAGGACTGCAGTAAGATGGAACTTTATATCAAGACCTTTATATATCGAGTCCATTAAACTAACCATGTCTATCAGAAATTTTGCACACATTGTTACATTATTATATAAACGATACATTGAATTGGAACTTTGAGCAAATCCTTTGATCATGGATTTATGGGAGGAAAAGATCCTATTATTGATCCTGGGGGCTGGATTGGAAATTTCTTCAGAGAATAGGGGCTCCTTAATCTCTTTATGTCCCAATTTATAGGTAGGTCCTGTTGCATTGGTGTCTGCCACTATCTGAGAAACAATGTGTTCAAACCTTCGGGAATTGCTGAGGGGTTTGATTTCATAGGCAAGGTCATCCAACTTCATGATACCTTCAAGACCCCCATAACACGTGTCCACGGTGACCATGGAAAGAGGAATCTCCTCCAGGTAGCCGAGGTAGTAACAATCTGGAGGGATGAACGGGTAGTCCATCTGCAAGGCTCCTTGGTCATCCTGAGTCATCATCAGCAGATGTCTAGACCAAAACAGTTTCTTGCGCCGCATGTGGATAACGTGTCTCTTACCCCCAAAACGAAGGCTGTAGGACAGCCAGCCTGGCATCTGAACACCTTTGCCATGGTGCAACTCCTTCCTGGGAATGACCACCTCAGAGGAGATGTAACGCCATGAGGGACGGCCTTGAGAACCCTGGGCAGGAGCCAGCCTTGCCCAGAGTGCAAGAAACAAGAAGAGCGCCCTCATGGTGACCTGGCCCTTTGCCAGGCTCGTGCCCCTGCTCAAGGACACCTGTCAGCGAGAATGGATAAAGGGAGGATCCTGAGTGAGGGCCAAGTCTAGAGCATCTGACAGAACAGAGGGCTGCCTCAGGCTGCCAGCACCCTACACCTGGGGGCCACCTGTGTGGATTATGTCACAGTCACAGGGTGTGGCAGTGGGTGGGCCTGCACATCAGTTCAGCTGGGGTGGATGTGGGAGAGGTGGGTGGGCCATGTGCATGAGTGCTCACATGGGCCATGGGAAGAGAGTTGGACCCAGAGGCATCCCTGTATTCAACACTTTCAATCCTTCCTCCAGATACTTGAATATGTGATATACAGTTATAACACAATTAAATCCTTTACCTGTTCCATCTCCCATGGTACTGCTGCGTCACTTTCTGTGCATTACCCCTATTCCTCACTGTGGAGACACTGCTTCCTACTTCCTTGGCATGTGGAGGTAGACATTGCAAATTATACCTTAGAGGTGTTGAAAATAATGGTTTGTAATGTTACATGTCCTAGCACATATCTTATTGCCAATAATTTGCAAGTCATTTGATCCTTTTGGCTTTTGCTTTGAAGCTTCCTTTGAGCTTACTGAGTAAAACATTCCCCAGTACTCCGTATGATGATTGGTGAGTTACAAgtatgtatgttatttttttctcacaacagctggtgaggaaaaaaatgtactgCTGAGCACATGTGAGACCCAGGGGTTGTTTCCTCCAATCCTCTATTGTGGCTCGTTCCTAGACTTTAGCAGCATGTGTGGTTCTCTTCTCAAATGAAAACACAGGAGGCTGAGGTTACTTTGGTAGTTGGCATCATTCAGCCTGggtgtgaaaaagaaaagttaccaACCACTGTACTCCCTTCTTTGATCGTCTGTCCTAAACCTCCTTTAAAATCCCCTGGGTCAAAACAATTCttgaaaagatggtggaggagtacgGGACCCTATTCTGGCTAGTCCAGAATTGAGCTGGGtgtctaccagaccactctgatcacccacgaaatcagcctgagatgtaagaagatagatctggatctctacaaacagaatatcacaggagGTTTGTATCCAGATACAaagcggggagccctgattccatgagaagatattggaggataaatggaagggggagggaaccGACAGGATCCTGTACCaccagtgagcgacagcctccTGCACTGGGAATGGGGCACAGACCCGCAGACCAGAAGCAGTGGgtaaaggactttagggcagccccctggattGAAACCCAGAGCGGCAGGGCTGCACGCATGCAAACTGGTGGCTGGCAGTTATAGAAGCACAAAGAGTagagatgtgccccgacctggaggtgagCACTaggagcactgctgaggggtgcacaaccaaggactgcagtttatagcagcacagacagaaatggtaATAGTGTGGCCTGGTgagctcactgaagaatagactgtgatctctctgctttGGGGCAGAAGGTGGGAAgtggtctcttctgctctaattcttggaagagacacagaaagctgccagggaaagatgccagagaacaaaaacacccaaaaaccggttttcactgagcccatcacccgccacagggagcagggcaactctgcccaaaagAAGgttgctgggcacctgggtggctcagttggttgagcaactgcctttggctcaggtcatgatcccagagtccctggatcgagtcccacattgggtttactgctcagcggggagtctgcttctccctctgaccctaccccgtctcatatgctctctctctctctgtcatactcgctctctcaaataaataaataaataaaatattaaacaaacaaacaaacaaaaaaaccaaaagaaggttgcctgagtaacggcacagcaggcccctgccccagaagacaggctgggaaaacaagagacgATCAACCCTaaagtccctagaaaacaggtatatcttgcttgggttgtggtcaataatttggactctgtatcTTCCCttaaccacccctcaacagaatgactaggagggaGGAACCACCAAAATAGGAAacactcagagattatgatttatgccacagatttacaaatggatgtaGATATGACCAAGATATTGGAGATGGAACTCAGGCcggcaattgtgaagacaatagttAGAATGGAggaatcaattaatggcaacgtagggtctctaagggcagaaatgaaagctgaattggcagaacttaaaaattctaccaatgagatccaatctaatctagataatctaacagctagggtaagtgaggcagtagaacagattagtgacctagaagaccaattagtagagaaaaagggaaaagcagaggtCAGGGGAAAACAaatcagaatccatgaaaatagaatcagagaaataagtgacaccatgaccttccaatgtcagaattattagaatcccggagggggtggagagagagagagagagagaactagaagatatatttgagcaaatcatagctgagaacttccctaatctggggaatgaaacaaatatatatgtcctagaggcagagaggacccctcccaaggtcaaggaaaacaggccaacaccctggcatataatagtaaaactagCAAAtattagaaccaaggaaaccattctaagggcagttagggggaagagattccttacacacagagggaggaacatcagaataacatcagacctatccacagagacctgccaagccagaaaggcctggcaagacatattcaaggtactaaacaagaagaacatgcagccaagaatactttatctggcaaggctgtcatttagaatggatggagagatgcagaacttccaagaccagtagaaactgaaagaatatgtgaccactaagcagGCCCTGCAAGATATATTAAGGGGAATTATATAataggagaaagaccccaagaatgatatagagcagaaatttacagggacaatctatacaaacaaggtcttcacaggcaacatgatgacagttaattca harbors:
- the LOC113909866 gene encoding disintegrin and metalloproteinase domain-containing protein 29-like, producing MRALFLFLALWARLAPAQGSQGRPSWRYISSEVVIPRKELHHGKGVQMPGWLSYSLRFGGKRHVIHMRRKKLFWSRHLLMMTQDDQGALQMDYPFIPPDCYYLGYLEEIPLSMVTVDTCYGGLEGIMKLDDLAYEIKPLSNSRRFEHIVSQIVADTNATGPTYKLGHKEIKEPLFSEEISNPAPRINNRIFSSHKSMIKGFAQSSNSMYRLYNNVTMCAKFLIDMVSLMDSIYKGLDIKFHLTAVLIFDIRDPVNMNDYRLPAGEYHRFHATYLFNIINPSSSFVVVKEGPQDYQNDPATFALCSPRCLHMVGHLGRHYLLLAVIISQYCGRSIGLYFDNHECSCQRRSSCIMYRYPVLTDSFSNCSFGHLQNILNINKHCLFNERVVFFNTSLTHVRCGNSIVEDREQCDCGSIKQCASNPCCSNNCKLESTFLCDKGLCCTNCTFSAVGTLCRPIRNICDLPEYCTGRSPQCPNNFYMQDGTPCTEEGYCYHGNCTDRTVHCQEIFGANTVGGPDVCYEINKKGHRFGHCKREFVARLFIRCGDQDVKCGRLQCANVTHLPRLQEHVGFHQSKISGVWCWGLDTHRSTGTTDVGHVRPGTPCAPGKFCENSTCNATIGEINYNCFPEKCNRRGICNNNRNCHCHIGWDPPFCKLQGKGGSIDSGPPPRRMRSVRQSHESVIYLRVVFARIYALIAALLFGIATNVKSIKTVIVREENVGEANP